A window from Roseburia sp. 499 encodes these proteins:
- a CDS encoding UDP-N-acetylmuramoyl-L-alanyl-D-glutamate--2,6-diaminopimelate ligase — MEKLTSLLERLDYETVQGSTDIEITDLVYDSRKITKGCLFVCIKGTVVDGHTFVKEAAEKGAAAVLVQDKVEAPESLTVIQTKDTRYGLALVSAAWFHHPAEELKVIGVTGTKGKTTTTYMVKSILENAGYKVGLIGTIEAIIGDEVIPASNTTPESYIIQQYFRKMVEAGCQCVVMEVSSQGLMMHRTAGFTFEIGIFTNIEPDHIGPNEHASFEEYMACKGLLFKQCKTGIVNIDDEHCEKVIEGHTCTIETFGFSEKADLRAVNTQLVSRPGYLGVSYQAQGLVNMDVEIDVPGKFSVYNSLTAIAICRHFKVTEEDMKKALKVAKVKGRIEMIKVSDDFTLMIDYAHNAMSLESLLTSLREYNPKSLVCLFGCGGNRSKLRRYEMGEVSGKLADLTIITSDNPRFEEPQAIIDDIKIGMAKTDGKYVEIADRKEAIKYAIEHGEPGDVIVLAGKGHEDYQEIKGKKYPMDERVLIQEVLQELQQ, encoded by the coding sequence ATGGAGAAGTTGACAAGCCTGTTAGAGCGTTTGGACTATGAAACAGTACAAGGTAGTACAGACATAGAGATTACAGATTTAGTATATGATTCCAGAAAAATTACAAAGGGATGTCTTTTCGTTTGTATTAAAGGAACGGTAGTAGATGGTCATACTTTTGTAAAGGAAGCAGCAGAAAAGGGTGCAGCGGCTGTACTGGTGCAGGATAAGGTAGAGGCACCGGAGAGCCTTACTGTTATTCAGACAAAGGATACCCGCTATGGTCTGGCACTGGTATCCGCTGCATGGTTCCATCACCCGGCGGAGGAATTAAAGGTTATCGGTGTTACCGGAACGAAAGGAAAAACTACTACGACTTATATGGTAAAGTCTATTTTGGAGAATGCCGGATATAAGGTAGGCCTGATTGGAACAATTGAAGCAATTATTGGAGACGAAGTTATTCCGGCAAGTAATACCACACCGGAGTCTTATATCATACAGCAGTATTTCCGTAAAATGGTAGAAGCAGGATGTCAGTGTGTTGTTATGGAAGTATCTTCCCAGGGACTGATGATGCATCGTACTGCAGGATTTACTTTTGAAATCGGAATATTTACCAATATTGAGCCGGATCATATCGGACCAAATGAGCATGCTTCTTTTGAGGAATATATGGCATGCAAAGGCTTATTATTTAAACAGTGTAAGACCGGTATTGTAAATATTGATGATGAGCATTGTGAAAAGGTTATCGAAGGTCATACTTGTACCATAGAAACCTTTGGATTTTCCGAAAAGGCAGACTTGCGTGCAGTGAATACACAGCTTGTAAGCAGACCGGGATATCTTGGTGTATCTTATCAGGCACAGGGATTGGTAAATATGGATGTGGAGATTGATGTGCCGGGCAAGTTCAGTGTATACAATTCTCTGACCGCTATTGCTATCTGTCGTCATTTTAAGGTAACAGAAGAGGATATGAAAAAAGCATTGAAGGTAGCAAAGGTAAAGGGCAGAATCGAAATGATTAAAGTATCAGACGATTTTACTCTTATGATTGACTATGCTCATAATGCTATGAGTTTGGAAAGTCTGCTGACCTCTTTAAGAGAATATAATCCAAAAAGTTTGGTATGTTTATTTGGATGTGGTGGAAATCGTTCCAAACTACGTCGTTATGAGATGGGAGAGGTTTCCGGTAAACTGGCAGACTTAACAATTATTACATCCGATAATCCAAGGTTTGAAGAGCCACAAGCTATTATTGACGATATTAAAATCGGTATGGCAAAGACAGATGGAAAGTATGTGGAGATTGCAGACCGTAAGGAAGCGATTAAGTATGCTATCGAGCATGGTGAACCGGGAGATGTTATCGTGTTGGCTGGAAAAGGACACGAGGATTATCAGGAGATTAAAGGTAAGAAATACCCTATGGATGAGCGCGTGCTGATTCAGGAAGTGTTGCAGGAATTGCAGCAATAG
- a CDS encoding ATP-binding protein: protein MNRKVPRKFAYIVVVIQIMVVTYVVVGFQIRDMTLYKGEIYDFNKNWTILWENGDQEKIEELPFAGGSKADEMVVLENTIPEKYWGMTLSFLSADKVLKVFIDGEMVYEFGTKDKRGFGHTPGSITNFIDIPSKLEQGNIRIEMVSPYDDYAANISTMIIAKRDIAILHLIKSNMFNILCGMVLIFAGTVLAVLNLMQRISKKNPEGMWYLGWFGVECFFYQIIETKSLSIFFGNQTFYSAMVFLILMRMPILLLLYCEKNLPQECEKRISVLLYLSYANNIVQILLQILNIVDFMNMVFVSHLLIFITIVTMLKSYHDFYRKAKKGISPECIALFCMGLGAVIDVVRSYVIKVGDFGKFSRYGTAVFCMIMAIVHIKRVIRSYSASVEENARLLQREVENVERQNKQLVIAKEEAVEANAAKSNFLANMSHEIRTPINAVLGMDAMILRETNEQNIREYAADIQNAGQNLLSLINDILDFSKIESGKMEIIPVDYEVASLLNDSYNMVFMRAREKNLNFTIENDSTIPRRLFGDEVRIRQIMVNLLTNAIKYTKEGSVTLSLNWERIDEKKMLLKISVEDTGIGIAKEDKERLFQSFQRVEEKRNRNIEGTGLGLKITKQLLEMMDGSISVVSEYGKGSVFHVEIPQEILSEEPLGNFSERYVKNSSEIEAYHEKFQAPEGKILIVDDVPMNLKVMKGLLKSTKLQIETAGSGKECIQMVAKKQYHMIFLDHMMPEMDGIETLHNMQKMENNLNKNTPVIMLTANAIIGAKEEYLKAGFYDYLSKPIREAELEDMIMKYLPQELIIKEDVGKKPEEKVENRETEVSILEKLDFLDTEMGLSYCCDSEEFYLEMLTTYRDNGRYSALKELYEKQDWENYQIQVHALKSTSLSIGAINVSEQAKMLEQAAKERNLSYIREHHDEMMQDYEKLLEKLQVLL, encoded by the coding sequence ATGAACAGGAAGGTGCCGCGAAAATTTGCATATATTGTAGTAGTAATTCAGATTATGGTAGTAACATATGTGGTGGTTGGATTTCAGATACGAGATATGACTTTATACAAGGGTGAAATCTATGATTTTAACAAGAATTGGACGATTCTTTGGGAGAATGGTGACCAAGAAAAAATTGAGGAGCTGCCGTTTGCCGGAGGGAGTAAAGCAGATGAAATGGTGGTTCTTGAAAATACCATACCGGAGAAGTATTGGGGGATGACGCTGTCGTTTCTTTCGGCAGACAAGGTGTTAAAGGTATTCATAGATGGGGAAATGGTGTATGAATTTGGCACAAAGGATAAAAGAGGTTTTGGACATACCCCGGGAAGTATTACGAATTTTATAGATATTCCAAGCAAATTGGAACAAGGAAATATTCGAATCGAAATGGTATCTCCTTATGATGATTATGCCGCCAATATCAGTACAATGATAATTGCAAAACGAGATATCGCTATTTTGCATTTAATTAAAAGTAATATGTTTAACATCTTGTGTGGAATGGTGCTTATTTTTGCGGGAACAGTTTTGGCTGTACTTAATTTAATGCAGAGAATATCCAAAAAGAATCCGGAAGGAATGTGGTATTTAGGATGGTTCGGAGTAGAATGTTTTTTTTATCAGATTATAGAAACAAAATCATTAAGTATATTTTTTGGAAACCAGACATTTTATTCTGCTATGGTATTTCTGATTTTGATGAGAATGCCAATACTTTTGCTGTTATATTGTGAAAAGAATTTGCCACAGGAGTGTGAAAAAAGAATTTCTGTATTACTATACCTTTCTTATGCTAACAACATAGTGCAGATTTTACTTCAGATACTGAATATTGTAGATTTTATGAATATGGTATTTGTTTCCCATTTGTTGATTTTTATAACAATAGTCACGATGCTAAAAAGCTATCATGATTTTTACAGAAAAGCGAAAAAAGGGATATCTCCCGAATGTATTGCGTTGTTTTGTATGGGACTTGGAGCTGTTATAGATGTGGTTCGATCTTATGTTATAAAGGTGGGAGATTTTGGGAAATTTAGCAGATACGGAACGGCTGTATTTTGTATGATTATGGCGATTGTCCATATTAAAAGAGTAATCAGAAGTTATTCAGCCAGCGTAGAAGAAAATGCAAGACTTTTACAACGAGAAGTAGAAAATGTAGAAAGGCAGAATAAGCAGCTTGTAATAGCAAAAGAAGAGGCTGTAGAAGCAAATGCGGCAAAGAGTAATTTCCTGGCAAATATGTCTCATGAGATTCGTACACCAATCAATGCGGTACTTGGAATGGATGCTATGATTTTGCGGGAAACTAATGAACAAAATATTAGGGAGTATGCAGCAGATATCCAGAATGCGGGGCAGAATCTGCTTTCTTTAATAAATGATATTCTTGATTTTTCCAAAATTGAATCCGGTAAGATGGAAATTATTCCGGTTGATTACGAGGTGGCTTCCCTTTTAAATGACAGCTATAATATGGTATTTATGCGAGCAAGGGAAAAGAATTTAAATTTTACCATTGAGAATGACAGTACTATTCCAAGGCGGTTATTTGGAGATGAAGTTCGCATTCGTCAGATTATGGTAAATCTTTTGACAAATGCGATAAAGTATACAAAAGAAGGAAGTGTTACTCTTTCCTTGAATTGGGAAAGGATAGATGAAAAGAAAATGTTATTGAAAATATCTGTAGAGGATACAGGAATAGGAATCGCCAAGGAAGACAAGGAAAGACTCTTTCAGTCTTTTCAACGTGTAGAGGAAAAGAGAAACCGCAATATAGAAGGAACCGGATTGGGACTTAAAATTACAAAGCAGCTGTTGGAAATGATGGATGGAAGTATTTCTGTTGTGAGTGAGTATGGAAAAGGGTCAGTATTTCATGTAGAGATTCCCCAGGAAATACTTTCGGAAGAGCCGTTGGGCAATTTTTCAGAAAGATATGTGAAGAATAGTAGTGAAATAGAAGCATATCATGAAAAATTCCAAGCGCCGGAAGGAAAAATTCTAATTGTGGATGATGTACCTATGAATCTCAAGGTTATGAAGGGATTGCTGAAGAGTACTAAATTGCAGATTGAAACCGCAGGAAGTGGAAAAGAATGTATACAGATGGTGGCGAAAAAGCAGTATCATATGATATTTTTAGATCACATGATGCCGGAAATGGATGGAATAGAGACGTTACATAATATGCAGAAGATGGAGAACAATCTAAATAAAAATACCCCGGTTATTATGTTGACTGCAAATGCAATTATCGGTGCAAAGGAAGAATATTTGAAGGCAGGATTCTATGATTATTTGTCGAAGCCCATTCGTGAAGCAGAGCTGGAGGATATGATAATGAAGTATCTGCCTCAAGAGTTGATTATAAAGGAGGATGTGGGAAAGAAACCAGAGGAAAAGGTAGAAAACAGAGAAACAGAGGTCTCCATTTTGGAAAAATTAGATTTCCTGGATACAGAGATGGGACTTTCTTATTGCTGTGACAGTGAAGAATTTTATCTGGAAATGTTGACCACTTATCGTGATAATGGGCGGTATAGTGCTTTGAAAGAGTTATATGAGAAGCAGGATTGGGAAAACTATCAGATTCAGGTGCATGCGTTAAAGAGTACCTCACTTTCCATCGGAGCAATCAATGTTTCCGAGCAGGCAAAAATGCTAGAGCAGGCGGCGAAAGAGAGAAATCTATCTTATATTAGAGAACATCATGACGAAATGATGCAGGATTATGAAAAACTGTTGGAGAAGTTGCAAGTACTGTTATAA
- a CDS encoding response regulator: MPLAYYEKISAHILVVDDDMMNLRIAEMMLGKQFQVSCVASGAEALEFLKKSRPNLILLDLRMPEMDGFEVIEKIKSEEIYKDIPVVFLTGEDDPEVKKKGLEKGALEFITKPLVKDNVFECVNRLLGGE, from the coding sequence ATGCCACTTGCATATTATGAGAAAATATCTGCACATATTTTGGTAGTGGATGATGATATGATGAATCTTCGAATTGCGGAGATGATGTTAGGAAAACAATTTCAGGTAAGTTGCGTAGCATCGGGAGCAGAGGCATTGGAGTTTTTGAAAAAAAGTAGACCGAATTTGATTTTACTGGATTTGCGTATGCCTGAAATGGATGGATTTGAGGTAATAGAAAAAATAAAATCAGAAGAAATATATAAAGATATACCTGTTGTTTTCCTTACGGGAGAAGATGATCCGGAGGTAAAGAAGAAGGGACTGGAGAAGGGAGCTTTGGAATTTATTACGAAACCATTGGTTAAGGATAATGTGTTTGAGTGTGTGAATCGTTTACTGGGTGGTGAATAA